The Candidatus Acidiferrales bacterium genome has a segment encoding these proteins:
- a CDS encoding LytTR family DNA-binding domain-containing protein: protein MNATLTDIEKDATSSAPNPQKPSPSRKQTTRIALKTRAGGVVFIASADVLAVVAQGNYVLLQRESGSYHLRESISAMEEKLKPFGFVRIHRSILVNKSWVEEIRPHAPGKYLLRLRNGQDYTVTRSYRMNLKFLAELWLGNDTFQGA from the coding sequence ATGAACGCAACGCTGACCGACATAGAGAAAGATGCGACGAGCTCGGCGCCTAACCCGCAGAAACCGTCTCCCTCTCGCAAGCAAACCACTAGAATCGCCCTTAAGACCCGAGCCGGAGGAGTTGTTTTCATTGCCTCGGCCGACGTGCTTGCTGTCGTGGCGCAGGGTAACTATGTGCTGCTGCAGCGCGAGTCTGGCTCTTATCACCTCCGCGAGTCGATTTCCGCGATGGAGGAAAAACTGAAGCCATTCGGCTTCGTCCGCATTCACCGATCCATCTTGGTAAACAAATCATGGGTCGAGGAGATTCGTCCTCACGCGCCGGGAAAGTACTTGCTGCGCTTGAGAAACGGGCAAGACTATACGGTTACCAGAAGTTACAGAATGAATCTCAAATTCCTTGCCGAACTCTGGCTTGGCAACGACACATTCCAGGGTGCATGA
- a CDS encoding YbjQ family protein, with amino-acid sequence MVNGRVDMNMVTNAFELPGYHIVRSMGLVRGIIVRSRSIFGNIGASLQTIVGGNITLFTDMCEKTREDALELLMEHAAERGANAIIGVRYDANEIMQGVTEVLAYGTAVMVERAT; translated from the coding sequence ATGGTGAACGGACGAGTGGATATGAACATGGTGACGAATGCGTTTGAGCTTCCCGGATACCACATCGTGCGATCCATGGGATTGGTGCGCGGAATCATTGTGAGGTCGCGGAGCATATTCGGGAATATCGGCGCGTCGCTGCAGACAATCGTCGGCGGAAACATCACGCTCTTCACGGACATGTGCGAAAAGACGCGCGAAGATGCGCTGGAGCTGCTGATGGAACATGCCGCGGAGCGCGGAGCAAACGCGATCATCGGCGTGCGCTACGATGCAAATGAAATCATGCAGGGCGTGACGGAAGTGCTGGCGTACGGGACCGCGGTGATGGTGGAACGCGCAACGTGA